Part of the Triticum urartu cultivar G1812 chromosome 2, Tu2.1, whole genome shotgun sequence genome, TACAATTTTTCATTCTATTCAGCACAACTAAACATATAGTAATATATGTTAATATTAAGATACAATATTATACTTATGTAATTTTATCAATGATATGATTAAATACACATATATTAAATATAAGGGATCCCTAAATATAAATTATACATTGTACAAAATGTCGTTCGTTAAACTTTTATTTGAGATAATGCCTCTTCAAAATCATTGGTTAagactttagtgattttataTAGCAAAATAGGAAGAACATGATATGTCTTTGTAGATTTATTTATTCCACTTAGATGAATTAATATTTTATGTATGTCTTGTATCTATTTAAGTATTCTTAAATATCATGTCTTAGAGCTCTAAAGGGTATAGAAGTTTCTAGAGTGCATGGTTGTCTACTCTAGGTGTAAGTAAATAAATGTTGTAGTTTCCATCCTAAGCAAAGTTGGTTGTGATTCTTCTACTTTTCTATGAACCCAAAGGCTGCCGTAATAGCCACCCTATTACGGATGATGTTTAACTAACCCCAAAATTCATGAATCTAGCATGAAGGAACTCGATACTTTCATCGTATAAGGAATTATGCAAACGCTAACATTCTTTGTGTTATAGACCATTAACTCGTGGCGAATGtatctcatagcataacatcaattGAGTCAATTCAACACATGTGTTCTCCTAACATTGTGTCCTCAAAATTGCCAGCATAGTGGCACTAGTTCTTCCGTTGGTCTATGTGTATTGTTGTCGTATATGCATGTCCAGCTGGATGGATTCACACCAGAGCGAAGAACTCACTCATGTGTTGAGTCGGCCAGTTAGTGTGCTACTGCCTCCTACTACTTCACGTATCAATCGGCCAAGACTAGCAGAGGGAGACTGCAACTTCATGCATGCGGCAGGCTGGTCATATAATTTAGCTGGTTGTCAAAGGAAAGagtgactttcccaaaataaaaaTTCATCGATTGGTTATTTCTGCCCTACTTAAAATTAATAATGTTCATGAATTTTTGTAATCTTCTTATTTGGCCAGCTCTAGTGCACCTTTGAGTAGCACAAGCATATCACGATCGGACTGGCCGACACATTTAATCTGTGCAAGCCACTGGCTGTAGCATGCATGCACTCAATCTGTGCATTGTAGGACGTGACCATGATCCATGAATCGTGCTGGTCTTCTGGATGCACATCGCGCCACTCACATGATCCAACCAACCCCAACCATATCATACTACTCATAAATATCAACATAACAACTAGGAATCTTCCGTTGACCTATGCTAACACCGGCGCCGCATCCACATGCGCATCGGCCAAATGCTGCTTGCATGAGTCATCGCGGACGTATGTACCTGCCATACAATTGATCCATCTCGTGGACCGGCTAACAGCGGGTGCCCCATTCTAGCATGAACCCACACAGATTTTAGCCGGTTGCCCGGTTATCAAAGAAAAACGAAAGTGGCGGAGCCAAATAAAAAATTCAGTCATTTGACCCCTAGCCACCACCTTTTTTCAAGAGGTTTGGCCATAGATAGATGTCGCCTTTTCTTGTAGTGACCCCGAAGCTGGACGTGAATTTTCAGGACATGCAGCCACGCGCTGCAGAAATCCCTGTCGTCCGCTAGCGCGCCGCGATTGCTACTTTTAATAGCACTTCGGCAATACGCGACGCGTTATTTACTGGCTCCCATGAATACGCcatgtaccgagatgtgcaatgaatcaagagggacatgtataaaaaatgatgaacgatggctttgtcacaaatacgatgtcaactacatgatcaagcaaagcaatatgacaatgatgatgcgtgtcataataaacggaatgctggaaagttgcatggcaacatatctcggaatggctatgaaaatgccataataggtaggtatggtggctgttttgaggaaggtatatggtgggtttatggtattggcgaaagttgcgtgatactagagaggctagcaatggcggaaatgtgagagtgcgtataatccacggactcaacattagtcataaagaactcgcatacttattgcaaaaatctattagtcatcaaaataAAGTACTATgtacatgctcctagggggatagattggtaggaaaagactatcgctcgtccccgaccaccagtCATATGGAAGACTATCAATAAATATCTCATGCTCCGACTttatcacataatggttcaccatacgtgcatgctatgggaatcacaaactttaacacaagtatttcataaattcacaactacttattagcataactctaatatcaccatcttcatatctcaaaacaatcataaggaatcaaacttctcatagttttcaatgcactttatatgaaagtttttattatatccatcttggatgcctatcatattaggactaattttataaccaaagcaattaccatgctgtttagagactctcaaaataatataagtgaagcatgagacttcatcaatttctataaaataataccaccgccgtgctctaaaaagatataagtgaagcactagagcaaattttcctaactcaaaagatataagtgaagcacatggagtATTCTAATAAACCATGATTCATGCAAACAGAACCTAAAAAgcaaaaacagaaaataaagttgggttgcctcccaacaaggactactccctccgttccaaaatagatgacccaactttgtactaactttgtactaaagtaaGTACAAAGTTGAGTAATAtattttggaacgaagggagtattaTTTAACGCACTTATCTAGGCATAAAACATGAATAGATCTAGATGTAATCATAATAATGATAAGGAAAATCtcgaaaactcatctcatactcccttcgttcagctgcaagttttctttgaggtaAGAAAAAGTAATCAAATGGGCTAAATTTAATGGATAAGAATCCCCAAGATCGATTTTGGGAGGAATTGGTTCCTCCTTCGGCCCTTCATATTGTATGGCCAactcatcattataagcattcttttggcaaaaagtcatgagctTGTGTACAAGAGAGAAACCCAATCCGTTGTTTTGTATAGATAAATCATCATTAAGCTCAGAAATCTGATTAACTAAAACATCGGTGGGAACCTTCTTTCTTAAATTTTCATTataagcaacatgatctaaagatcatAAACGCATTATGTCCTCTTGATTAAAGATAATTccttctatgggaggacgactgtcagtgtcaaaaccggcagatctcgggtaggggatcccgaactgtgcgtctaaggatcaatggtaacaggagacaaagggagacacaatgtttacctaggtttggaccctcttaaaggaggtaaaaccctacttcctgcttaaTTATATTCgttgagtataggggttacaagagttgatctacctcgagatcgtaatggctaaaccctagctgtCTAGCCTATGAGAATTCAGATAGCCTcgacggactaaaccctccggtttatatacacaccggagggaCCTAGGGTTGTACATAGTTAGTTTGTAAGGGAAGGAAATAACATATCCGGAcaccaatcttgccatccacgcatagGGGAGTACTACCCGGACATAGGGAGAAAGTCTTCtgcttgtatcttcacggcccatcagtccgtcCCATATCAAATAGcacggacacccgaggaccccctaatccaggactccctcagtagcccctgaaccagtcttcgaTGACGATGTATTCGGCACgcggattgtcttcggcattgcagggCTGGTTCCTCCTCTTAAAACACTTTGAAACAATTCCCTGAACAAAGGAACTGTATCCAGCTCTGTATAATCGTTACAACCCTTAGCCACGAAGGCAATATATCCAAATAAAACAATGTCTTTTTACTGACAACTTTTTCAGGGAAACATCGCATCTGGCCTCTTAACATTTCGAACCGTTTTCACGCCTCCCGCTTCGCATTTCGAGGCATAGcctccattggcacgtcttgtcaaaacagagatcgtgcCCGCCCATTatgggatcctcatcaatacggttttgggtaatccaaccatgcCACTCGCACGATCTCTTCGGGAACTggcgagttttaaggcttgaGAGGGGTGGCGTTTGGCATTTCACCGTCTATATAAGAGGGTAAAGattccttctctttctcccatGCCTTTCTCCTAGCTCCTATACCTTCCCTTCCTCTAAGCTCCAGCGCCCGAAATCTCAACCTTTCCCCCCGCCACCAACCTCCGCAGCCATAGCTGGATCTGGTTCCAAGGGCAAGTGGGAGGCCTCCTTCGTCACTAAGAAGGACGTCAAGGGTCTCCGAGGCGTGGGGTATCTGTCTGCGGACATCGCACACATGCTCCCCAACAAAGGTCAGGTCAAACCTACCCTAGACCCTGGCGAGAGAGTAGTATTCATACCCCACTTACTCtgcgggctagggtttcctcCTCACCCCATCGTCCGTGGCCTcgtgttttattacgggctggatttccatgatctagccctgaactctttcctccacatctcggcgttcatcgtcgtgtgcgaggctctACCCcgcatccccccacacttcggcctgtggctcaaagttttcaacgtgaagccgaaggtggtcgacgGGCAGCACGTGGACTGTGGCGGGGCCATGGTGAGCAAAGTCCCCAACACCGTCTGGCCCAAAGGGGCAATCGTGGAGACGGTCAAGgtgtggcagcaggagtggttctacatcaccgaatcCCGCAATGCCAACTGGGCAGCTGCACCCGATTTCAGATCCGGAGCCCCCACCAGGCTCACCTCCTGGACTGCTATTGCCGATTAACTGTATTGTGATATTTCCTACTACATGTCTTAGTCTTCAGACCTATATAGTTTCCGCCCATCACTCAACTCACGGCTCCCAACTCACAGATCTCCACCGTAGAACATATTTTCTCATCACATCCAGAACATCCCTAGCCCATTTCTACCAAATACAATAACCATTGATAGGCCAACAACCATGAATGGCAATAGAGCTGCAGTACTTGGGTACTCACGATGAAACCAAATCAGCTATTGGCAGCAAGGACACGAGATAAATAAAACTTCTTGAAGTGCATTACTTGTATTAGGAATTTAAAACAGAGACTATCCACCTAAATACTGGCAGTAAGGTAGCAGCTTTGTACTATTAGAAATGCTAGTTCCACAAAATTTTGGTGTTCATCCCGCAGATAATACGAAGAGGAAATTCCTCATCCATGAGCCTCATATGGCAAGCATGTCGAGATACAAGTTTCCTCTAAAGGTATATTGTCCAAATTTGCAGTTCTATTATCCAGAACTTTATCTACACGCAACTTACTACTTATGTATTGGATCACAGAACAATACACTACCGGAATCGcaccctatgccgacggccagggccgtcggcatagccaTGAATGGCCGTCGGGgcaggcctatgccgacggcccccgtcggcatagggcCGTCGGCAAAATATCCGTCGGCGTAGCCAGAAAGGCCGTCGGCATAAGACCTATCCCGACGGTGTCCTTATCGCCTAACGGCGGCCGCCGTCAAGTCTGCCCAACGACTTGTCTCCACGTGGcacccctatgccgacggcctagccgtcggcttaGTCGAAAACTGTGCCGACGGCTAGACCGTCGGCATAGATGTGCCACGTGGAGACCGGCCGCTGCTCGTGGGTcagggctatgccgacggcccagCCGTCGGCATAGTCTGAGATTAAgccgacggccaggccgtcggcatagtccTTCAAACAGAGATCCCAGTTGCTGACACGTgggcacctatgccgacggccaggccgtcggcTTAATTtcaaactatgccgacggctaggccgtcggcataggtgcccACGTGTCAGCAACTGGGAGCTCACGCtggccctatgccgacggcctagccgtcggcatagtttgcttttaattttttttctgtttgttttcaaATCAGTTCAATTCAGATAACATCACATATATAACAGCACATATCAGCACATATCAACGAACGTAAGCATAAGCATCATGACAACAATAGATCATCATCACACAAGCATAAGCATATCAACGAATGTAAGCATAAGCATCATCACACAAGTCATCTCAAGCATCATCAGCACATCTCAAGCATCATCGAGCACCGCGGAGGTCGTCACCGCCAAGACGGCCAAAGTCTAGGTCATCAGTGCTAGCGGCAGCGCtaccgcctccgcctccgtggaTCGGAGTGGTCGGGCTCCGTGTCTCCGGAGTGCTGCGAAGACCAACGCCAACGGTAGATCCACCTGTTCCCTGCATGTTGAAAAGACATATGCACGGGATCTATGACTGTGTTGAAAGGCATGACATGCTTTGGGTGAATAGATTGGGGATGAACTAACCGGCGAGGGGCCAGCGTTCTGTGCCACAAACTCCTCAAAGCTCATCAGCACTGGTTGTGCTGGAGGGCATTGTGCTGTAGGAAACTGAGGACACCTGCCAGCCGCCATATGCTGAAAAGCCTGCTGCATCTGGCTATCCCTCTGCACTTGGTGTTCATAAAGCCTCTGATGCCACGCCATGGTCTCCTGGCGTGTGTACTCCATGTAGGCCTACGGTATGACATGATGGAACTCATAAAACTACTAAATGCGGAAAATGAAGTGAGCAATGAAGATAAGAGGGAAAATACTTACAGATTGTTGCTCCTGAAAGAGGGACTGTGTACTGGTCACTGGCTGGCTCGTGCGCTGGCTCAGGCTCGGGTCGATCCGACGAAGCTGTGTGTAGGAGATACTAGGAGTGATCACAGCATCGAGAACCGCCTCCCGACCGTGCTCCTtgggccccatgctcaccaccgccCTGTCGTCCAGAGGCGCCGCAATGGGGTCAGGTGTGTCAGGATGCAACTTCAGATACGCTTCGGAGTAGGCCTGCTTCCTCCCCGCGGTCTTCTTGCCGTAGTACCGGGTCTCGCCAGGCTTGGAGTCCTTCCGCGTATGGGCAATCTCCCACGCCTGCATGTCTGAGAGCGGCCGCTTCAGTTTCTCCTCCTGCACCACCAAACAGAGGTTAGTAATACATAAGAAAGTGATGGTAAATAGAAAAAGAAGAATGTTTAATGGGGTTAGTCATACATTAACTGCCTTGTGGAGATAGTGGTTTCGGTTTCCCtgagcatgtactccctccgtccctcggttagccttatttttggttctcatagccgcccaggctccagcctcatcacaccaaagatccaccaatgccgcccaggactcgtcttttccataacaccaatttggacacacctacataataaaagcataatggcatgtaggtgtgtccaaattggtgttatggaagcataaagcataaagcataatgtaccacaaggtaatgaaagcataatacatgaaagcataatgaaattttttttatacttaccgccaagaactcgggcctctccaaggtaatgcccatcctccgcgcttcttccttggtcatcttcacaccaagatagtcgtggtagtatgtggagatggccgcatagcgcacctcgtactgcatctggcgggccttcttcttgcattggcgcagcacgatctggtccgctctagccctgtgctccggaagaactcgatagaatgtctacaatcatgcatgaaacaagaatggaagaagccatgagttaaatcattcatgaaactagaatggacttgtgcttctgaagagaactcacccagaaagtagtgatcacggccttggaatgggtctcatggtccgcgtggcgggccgcttcccagtggtcccagctcgtggccaaaacccgACGGTCCGGCTGCCTGACTAGATCAGGACAGTACAACCCCGGCCAATATAACTTCAGCAAGACGGTGATGAGGCCGTTGGGAATACGGACCCCTTTAGAATATATCCAGTTGCTGCAAAAGAATGAACTATTAGCATGTGAcaagaaaaataaataacaaccggaataagcatgtgacaagcaacataatgaaccacttactcttttcccgtgggctcaatgagccacttctgctccttagtagcaggaacctgctttggtagctttgcgttgccacgcagccaccccttcgtgtcaacccccttcccgtcaccaccatcatccccgccaccaccctcctcctcgcctgcctccccctccccaacctcctcctcctcctcctcctcctcgcctgcctcctcctcctcctcctcgccttcctcactagaggagggtacctcactagaggagggCCTCGAAGACAACACCCGTGGGCTcaattgaatgcatatttatcgatGCAACCCTTTCGGACGGAAGACCTAGGTTACGCGACTTGATGTGAAAATTTAATCTAGTGACATGGAAAAAAAGTGGACGGGGTCATGGAATTGCTGCTCACCCTCCGATGTAGTCGATCAAAGGAGAGGGATGATCGTGGACCAACACCTCCAACGTCGACGATCACTCCACGAAGATGGAACCCCACAAATCCTGTTAATTACACCGAGTGAAAAAAAATTAGGTCATCAcatatcacataaagcattgaCACTATATTATGAACCAACAGGAAACAACATCTCAAATTACAAAAAAAGCTTTATTTAAGTCTCCTATGGAACAACATGACCTAACACTAAACATGACCAAACACAAAACTTACAAATATTCATCAATCCATCCATCTAACAAAATTTCATCCATCCATCTATCACAAATCCATCTAACAAAATTTCATCCATCCATCTATCAAAAATCCATCTAACAAATTCATTAATCCATCCATCTATCACAAATTCATCTAACAAAACATAACAACATTCATCAATCCATCCATCTAC contains:
- the LOC125538555 gene encoding uncharacterized protein LOC125538555; its protein translation is MRTKNKANRGTEGVHAQGNRNHYLHKAVNEEKLKRPLSDMQAWEIAHTRKDSKPGETRYYGKKTAGRKQAYSEAYLKLHPDTPDPIAAPLDDRAVVSMGPKEHGREAVLDAVITPSISYTQLRRIDPSLSQRTSQPVTSTQSLFQEQQSAYMEYTRQETMAWHQRLYEHQVQRDSQMQQAFQHMAAGRCPQFPTAQCPPAQPVLMSFEEFVAQNAGPSPDYADGLAVGLISDYADGWAVGIALTHEQRPVSTWHIYADGLAVGTVFD